aaactaggaagtgttatgaacagctgattggatcggcaaagcctgtttctggaatattatgtttttgttgctgcaagtctggaatattatgtttttgttgctggaagtgctttttatgcaatttttgcaaagctatatgtggaaggaaaccgtgacctagggcaagctaatggaataagatgtaagtacaacgcttacggtttcatatgcaaaaaaaacccattattgcgctaccttacgtggttacagttctacagggatttaaaaatagttaggcaaaacggagtgtgcctgctccgaccggttgtaaagggttaatgatatattttatgtaacaatttgtaaaattcgggctagaaacgatagaaacgatagaagacaaatggcacgatagacacttttctatcgtccacacgatatatatcgtcatatcgcccagcactagtggaAACTACAACATAAAAAGGTTTATGGTTCGGGGGGGACAGTAGTTTGTTTAAACGCTTCCTGTATATCTCCACCTTCAGGGGGAAATTAAGTGGTTTATTGAGaagttttaattaattatgaTGTCTTTTTCTCCACTCTCCAGTCTGGCTGAAAGTTTCAAAGAGCAAGGCAATGCATACTACAGCAAGAAGGATTACTCTCAGGCTTTCAACTATTACACCAAGGCCATTGGTGAGTATACTCTGTGACTTGATTTTAAGTTGTCACATTGTTGACTCTAAACACCCAGCGACGCCTACTCGACATTTCTTCAGACTTTGCTGTTGAGAAATGCTGCCAGTGAACAGTCCCAATAAAGGCCTGCGGTACAGTCATGCACTGATTGTTGGCACATGATTTTAGTTTGGCAGTGGCTGATTCAGCTGCACACCATCCTGTAATCATATAAGTTgggacaaaagaaaaacaaaaaatggggAAGTCATAGTTTaccttcttatttttattttctgatgaTGCTGAAACACTGCAGTTGTCAGTGATGGCAAGCCCAGATGTTGGTCTCTGATATGCACCtgtatcattttgtttttgtcacataaatgattctttttttcttttcttttttttaaatctgaagaTGCATGCCCCAAAAATGCCAGTTATTATGGGAACAGGGCGGCCACCCTCATGATGCTCTGCCGCTTTCGGGAGGCTCTAGAAGATTCCCAGCAGGCTGTGCGTCTGGATGACTGTTTCATGAAGGTGAGCTTGAACTGCTTGTCACATATAGAACATCACATGTATTGTCCGCTTCGCACATCATACAGTGCACGGTAATGATGTTCTGAGAAATGTCCGTTCCATCTCGTAGGGGCATCTACGTGAGGGCAAGTGCCACCTGTCTTTGGGAAATGCCATGGCAGCCAATCACTGCTTTCAGAAGGTTTTGGAACTGGAGCCGAGCAATAGAGAGGCCCAGCAGGAGGTGGGAagcttttatcattttatttaattactaTATAAAAACAAGCATTGAGTAGGATCACATGCTGAGCTAAATATTTGAGTGAATCCATCTGTTAgtaattattgttgtttttattaattttagaaAAATAATGCAGCAACACTGTTGGAATATCAGCGGATGGCAGATTTTGGCTTTGAAAAGCGGGATTTCAGAAAGGTAATTTATGcgctttctcttgttttttagCATTcttgtaaattataaattggGTTTTGTTTGCCACTGTATGAGTGTGTGGTTTTCCCCAAAACATAAATATGCTGGAAAAGGATTTTGTCATATGTCTGTGTGATTAGATAAACTTTTAGCGTTTACATGTTGGACTTTGCTATTACTCATATTTATATCAAAAGTACAATTTTGACGTTAAATGAttatgaaaacaagaaaatggGCTCCCATCACAAagcctgtgtgtgcgtgcgagtTTGTGTAAATCCTTTCCTTTTCAGCAGTAAGCTTTCAGCTCTCCCTAAGCACTCAAACTCACTCGCTGTTGAGTACAATATGGCTAACAGAGAGCCTTCAGGCAACAAAATCTTTGTAGAAGAAACACAATTGTCACAGTTTCTGAGGTGAACCTGTGGAAGTATTAACAGTTGCCTCTGTCTCTAGATTACTCAGTGTCACATGCAGACCAAAATCGGTGGAATGCGACAATTGGCTGGCGGCTCCGGCTAGCTACCTTGCTGGTCGCTGAGGCACGCAAGTCTGCTGCCGCCTGGCCCCTCTCTACGTTCCCATCTCCACTGCAGAAATCCCGCGGTGGTGGCAAGCCAGCAGGGACCGGCAGTTGCGCTTGCAAGATGTGCTATAGTGCCAAATCTCAGAGTCAGAGCCTAACTCCGACCGGATGAACCTGCgtcctccaccacctccacatcgctttgtttttattcatttattttattttacatataaatTTTAAAGTTAAAGAAAATCCCTCAGTCTTAAAGTTAAATAACTTGTGTCTTCAGGTAATTAAATCAAATATTGAACAAAAGAaattgtgggggttttttgttttgtttttttatttgccaTAATCGGGCAGCCTTATTACAAAGACAACAGCCACTGCGCGCTGTGATGGATGGTGACCTATCCAGTGGATGCATGGATTGTTAGTTTTCACAAAGCTccaaatatttcagtttttccagTTTCTGAATGTAATATGGGGGTATAACTGTGTAGTATTTGGTTGTGGCCCTTATTCAGGTGGTGTACTGCATGGACCGGGCCTTAGCTTTGGCTTCTGCCTGCCACCGCTTCAAAATCCTCAAAGCAGAATGTCTCGCTCTGCTTGGACGCTATCCAGAAGCTCAGTCTGTTGCAAGGTAAGAGCAGCTGATGGACagtcattattttttattccaCTTCTTTGTGCCATTCTTTAAAGCCAGCCTTTTCTTTACAGTGACATCCTGCGAATGGATTCTACAAATGCAGATGCGCTGTACGTTCGAGGCCTGTGTCTTTATTATGAGGACTGCATCGATAAAGCGGTGCAGTTCTTTGTCCAGGCTCTGAAAATGGCACCTGACCATGAAAAAGCCCGACTGGCCTGCAGGGTAAGATTGAGCTGTAGGTGGCATTATCAACAATGTTTGCAAGTTATTTTTGTATTGAAGTTCCACAGTTGCAAACTAAGAATACAAGagaaagttagagaggcaagctGAGATGGTCTGGACTTGTGCAGAGGAGGTATACCGGATAAAGGATgttgccaggcaggaggaaaaaggGAAGACCTCAGTGGAGGCTTGTGATTGTAGTGAAGGGGGACAACCAGATGGTTGATGTGACAGAGTAGGATACTAgtcatagggtgagatggaggcagatgatcaaAAGAAGATGATTGATTAAATTCAAGGAGCTTTGCTTTAAGGTAAAACACCATACGACCTTTTTCAAGGTCCTTCTAAATGGGTCCTCGTATTTCTTTCTATGTGTGTACAAGCACAAATGTTGTTGACACAATAGACACGTCAGGTGATTATTTTGCAGTGATTTGTGAAAAGATAAGCAACCTTGGCAGTGTGTTTACACGGCAGAAGAACAAGGGTACACAGTAAAGTAGTCAGTgctaaatttaaaatataatccaAAAATCAGCTTTCAAAGGATGAAAAATGATCTGAGATGTTTTTAGACTTCAAGTTTGCAcacaatatgtttaaaaaaaaacattgaaaatacAAATAGATTAAAGGATTTTTAAGAATGCTAAAACAAAAGGACTGAAAAGTATCGGTGCCTTCTTTGCTCACCAGAATGCCAAAGCATTAAAAGCTAAGAAGGAGGAAGGAAACCAGGCGTTTAAGAACAACAACTATGAAGCTGCCTATCAGCTTTACACCGAGGCACTCGCGATAGACCCCAACAACATTAAGACCAACGCTAAACTCTACTGCAACAGAGCCACAGCAGGAGCAAAGGTAAAAGCTTATTTCATTATACCACAGTTTCCTCTCGTTGTTAGCTATAATTTGCTTAATATTAGTAATCGTAGTATTCTGGGTCTTTGTATCCTGTCAGCTCACTGTCATTATCTCTTCGTCAACAGCTGAAGAAAGTTGATCAAGCCATTGAAGACTGTACCAGTGCAATCAAACTAGATGACACTTACATCAAGGCGTATTTAAGAAGAGCTCAGTGGTATGTTACAGGCATTCTGAGTCAGTTCTCCATGCTTTGTGTGTTTCGTTGTTCAGCATTGTGAAGTTTGTGTCTGACCTTGTGTTACCTGTAGTTACATGGACACAGAGCAATATGAAGAGGCCGTACGGGACTATGAAAAAGTTTATCAGACAGAAAAAACCTCAGGTGAGCTGCTTTCCTTGTTTTCCTAAGCTCTGATTGAATTTAATGTTCAGTTTTTCTCACATGGCTTGCATTTCTCTTTCCCTCCAGATCACAAGCAAATGCTGAAGAAAGCACAGATGGAGCTGAAGAAGAGCAAAAGGAAAGATTACTACAAGGTGCTCGGGGTCGGGAAGAATGCTACTGAGGACGAGATCAAGAAAGCGTACCGCAAACGAGCCCTCATGCATCACCCAGGTAGCTGTCCTAGTCTTTCCACACAGTTCACACTAGTACAGCTCACAGTAATCAGGGTTCTgcctagagtattggtcagattTAAGTGCAGTGTGCACACAGTGGGTCAAGGCCAACCAATGACAAGACAACGCAtcactttttttctgtactttacACGTTATAATAACCAGTGAATTGTGTTAGGATCATGAGCCAGCTGAGCTACAACATCATTTTAACAGTTGAGTCTCACTTATCTTGAGGATTTATTGTAGACAACTATTGAAATTGTCTTGTAGACCGTCACAGTTCAGCAACACCAGAGGTGcaaaaggaggaggaaaagaaattCAAAGAAGTGGGTGAGGCCTTCACTGTCCTCTCCGACCCGAAGAAAAAAGTCCGCTATGACAACGGGCACGACCTGGAGGATGACGGCTGTTTTGATGGCGGAGGTACATTTATATTCCCTCTGTGCTCCTATCAGCTTTTCACGTTTCTCTCAAAGAGTTCTCCATTGAGTTGGGAAATGGGTGCTTCTAAAGAAAAGAGTAACCCAGAAGACATTTTGATCTGTCATAGTGGGAAATAGCAATGGCTTTGTCATTTATTATAGGGCATTTGTTTGTACTTGGGTAATTAATAAGACCAATAGACCTTTTAGACCTAGTAGGAAACCCAGGAGATCATGATTGTCTGAACAGCGGCCGTGTGTACATttgaaaaagggcaaaaacctTTTTAATGGTTTTGCCTTTTCTATAGGCTTCATATATGATTATTACCCAGTTTTACATGAGAAAGTTCCAAGATTTTGGGGGGTCTCATTTAAATTAAACACTGAGACATGAAAAGTACAAAGTACAATTTAATTTCCATAATTTAGTTTCTAGAAACCCCTGTCCACTACCCGTGTCCCTGACTTGCTGTCAAACTGTCAACACCTAATGGGACACTTTAACAGAACATGGACAAATTTTCATACATTACTAAACATTTTCTGCAATGTCAATTAAAATGTCTGCTTGTGTAAAAAGGCCTTTTATAATGTGGCATCCCATGACGGTCCCTACAAAATCAAGTGTCAGTCTGCCTTTAGGAAATGGGACTGAGTGATatggctaaaaaaacaaaaactttgtaTCTCAAAACTAATATCTGTGTGCCTAAGAGAAACTACAATATATGctacaaaataaaatctttaagtttattgttaaagttttactactaatttttatcattaaaatCCTTGTTTCTCTACtagaataaacaaaatattaaaataatttaaaaaatggtgTAAAATATGTGAGAAGATGTGTGGAGACGGTGGAGTGCTGGCGGAGGCGTCCCTTGGCTTTGTTGGCCGTTGTTATTGGAAGTGAATGACATACTCTCCATCGCCAGTTTATAAGAAGCTGCAGCTGTCAGCAGTGATTAAGTCACTGAAATCAGCCGCAAAGCAGCAGTAAAGTAGTAAAGCTGATTGGTCCAACTCACGCAAAAATTTTTAACCTTTTCTCCTCCAGAAAAGGAAATAAGGTACATTTATAGCCAAAATGCAGACAATTACAACATGTATGTGCTAATCCACATAGAAACTATGAATCAACTTTTACAAACACGGTTATTATATATATCTTCCACCTCTAATAGGTTCCACTGTTTCTAAGTCTCATTTTAGAACATCACTGTATGTGATGAGTGGCAGCATGTTTTGATCTTTTCAGTGTCACCCTGTGGTTTTAATTGTAAAGGGTTTAGAGGTAAAATCTTCTGAAGTCTGCCTGCAGGAAATAAAATTTGCGATGCATGTTGTTGTCTATATACTGCTGTGGAGACAAAGTCCAGTGAAAACAATGTGCAAAATCTTCCTTTAGAAAGGATACATTTTTAAAGCTACTAATTTGATTCAGAAGTTGTTTCAATATATGgatataaaacaaaactaacataGGAGGCAACAATGCTGCATTGCGTTTTGTCCAGAAAGTTGGCTGTAAAGTTTCAGAAGATATTAATTGTTTTGAATATTTCTCACAGAATACAACAAAGAGCAACATACCttgtgaaaaaagtagaaatccAATTCATACTGTGACGTACACGATTTATCAGCAGGCTGAAATTACCGGCTGATACTGGCTAATTGCTGATCAGCTGGTATCACATGTATAACAGCTGAGATGGAAGAAACCCTTTGACCAGGTTACGAGTGTTGATGTTGcacagtttgtccaccagagggcgcttTGCAACTTCACAAGAGCAACAACCAGCTGATCAAAGTAGAACTAAACAAGTAAATGTTTGGGAATTTTTTTGCATTGTGTgtctgaaaaggaaaaatatcGACTGATATATCTGATTTTTAAATCGACAAATATCTGTACTGTTCTAATACTGGTTTGCCAGTATGAAGCTGTACATTTAAGTCCAGTTATCTGTTACAGATTGGACCtgtacttaaaaaacaaaaaaaacaaacaaaaaaaccacttgtagttcctgtttctctttaaattaTATGTGCAATATATCACATAAATTGTTCTCCTTCCTGTATTTCCATTCTTTTCCCATCTTTGGCTTCCTTTTATCCTCCATGTTAACCTCGctctacttcctgtttctacagatTTTGATgcaaacaacatcttcagggctTTCTTTGGTGGCCACAGTGGAGGATTCACTTTCGATTCCAGCCCAGGTACGTTTCCTCTTCACTCCATggtttttatatatacataaggTTTATTGAACACTAACTGAATATTTGTTTTGTGATTTATTACAGACTCTGGACCTGGAAATTTCTTTTTCCAGTTTGGCTAAAGCAGTGGAGCATACACTGGACGAAGTCAAGTCGGACCCACAGTCACCTCATGATGCTCATACTTTGAGTGTCTTGCTAAAATCTCAtttaaaaatcttctttttaaaTACCGCATACATTCCTAAATTAACTCCCTTGCATTGATGCTCAGCCTTTGAGAAGGATTCAAACATTGATGAAGTCTTTAAAAAGTCTTTTAGATGCAGCTTGCATCAGCTGAGCAGAGCTTGTCTCTATTGCCAAAATTGACATTTATGTTCTATGAAATTTCATGTTGTTAAACTGCCTCAGTCTCTATGAAGGGGATCAACAGTGAGGACATACTGGCCATCATGTCTTGATTATTTTGAGAAGCTGTAACGATGCATATGTGTTTAAAGTTCTCCTTGGACTGCACATCTCTAGTGGAAGAGCTGATGTTCTGTGGAAGTTCAGTGACAAATCTGACCTCAGGACAGCCTGTTAATGACAACGCCGTTCTCTTATGAGTGTGCGTCCAGATTTTACTGGCTCTCTTGCCAAATACAGAATCCAGTTGCAGGGTTTTTATTTCCTCTCCATTCTTCATTGTATATTTGACTCGAATGTAAAACATTATGTGGCCACACATTGTCCTTCAGTCTTCCCTGAgtctatttatatttattgtacTGTATATCCTAAAGTGTATGCAGCAAAATCCCAGTGATGTTTGTCCTCCTTTGTTTGTAAATGTTTTCGACCCCAtccttttcactcatttttcacCTGTCTGAAACGGACCCACATAGGAATACACCcacactttgttttttcttttcaaagcaACTTCACAAACGTCATCCACATGTTGCACTGCCCCGTTC
This sequence is a window from Pelmatolapia mariae isolate MD_Pm_ZW linkage group LG8, Pm_UMD_F_2, whole genome shotgun sequence. Protein-coding genes within it:
- the LOC134633857 gene encoding dnaJ homolog subfamily C member 7-like; translation: MAAVDIDVPVETEPQICNQEDLERLAESFKEQGNAYYSKKDYSQAFNYYTKAIDACPKNASYYGNRAATLMMLCRFREALEDSQQAVRLDDCFMKGHLREGKCHLSLGNAMAANHCFQKVLELEPSNREAQQEKNNAATLLEYQRMADFGFEKRDFRKVVYCMDRALALASACHRFKILKAECLALLGRYPEAQSVASDILRMDSTNADALYVRGLCLYYEDCIDKAVQFFVQALKMAPDHEKARLACRNAKALKAKKEEGNQAFKNNNYEAAYQLYTEALAIDPNNIKTNAKLYCNRATAGAKLKKVDQAIEDCTSAIKLDDTYIKAYLRRAQCYMDTEQYEEAVRDYEKVYQTEKTSDHKQMLKKAQMELKKSKRKDYYKVLGVGKNATEDEIKKAYRKRALMHHPDRHSSATPEVQKEEEKKFKEVGEAFTVLSDPKKKVRYDNGHDLEDDGCFDGGDFDANNIFRAFFGGHSGGFTFDSSPDSGPGNFFFQFG